A single genomic interval of Labeo rohita strain BAU-BD-2019 chromosome 13, IGBB_LRoh.1.0, whole genome shotgun sequence harbors:
- the ldb1a gene encoding LIM domain-binding protein 1-A isoform X4 — protein sequence MSVGGCACPGCSSKSFKLYSPKEPPNGSAFPPFHPGAMLDRDVGPTPMYPPSYMEPGIGRHTPYGNQTDYRIFELNKRLQNWTEDCDNLWWDAFTTEFFEDDAMLTITFCLEDGPKRYTIGRTLIPRYFRSIFEGGATELFYVLKHPKESFHNNFVSLDCDQCTMVTQNGKPMFTQVCVEGRLYLEFMFDDMMRIKTWHFSIRQHREVVPRSILAMHAQDPQMLDQLSKNITRCGLSNSTLNYLRLCVILEPMQELMSRHKTYSLSPRDCLKTCLFQKWQRMVAPPAEPARQAPNKRRKRKMSGGSTMSSGGGNNTNNSNSKKKSPASSFALSSQDVMVVGEPTLMGGEFGDEDERLITRLENTQFDAANGIDDEDSFNSSPALGTNSPWNSKAPSSQESKNDNPTSQSSQ from the exons GCTGTTCGTCCAAGTCATTCAAGCTGTACTCCCCAAAGGAGCCCCCCAACGGTAGTGCCTTCCCTCCATTTCACCCAGGCGCAATGCTGGATAGAGATGTGGG TCCGACGCCGATGTATCCCCCCTCTTACATGGAGCCTGGAATAGG GAGGCACACACCGTATGGAAATCAGACAGACTACAGAATATTTGAGCTCAACAAAAGACTACAGAATTGGACAgag GACTGTGACAATTTATGGTGGGATGCGTTCACTACAGAGTTTTTCGAAGATGATGCAATGCTGACGATTACTTTCTGTCTGGAAGATGGCCCCAAACGATATA CTATTGGCAGGACGTTGATCCCTCGGTACTTCAGGAGTATTTTCGAGGGTGGGGCCACTGAACTCTTCTATGTGCTGAAACATCCCAAGGAGTCTTTCCACAATAACTTTGTGTCACTGGACTGCGATCAGTGCACCATGGTTACACAGAACGGCAAACCTATGTTCACACAG GTTTGTGTGGAGGGCAGATTGTACCTCGAGTTCATGTTTGATGACATGATGCGTATAAAGACGTGGCACTTCAGCATCAGACAGCACCGAGAGGTCGTGCCGAGGAGCATCCTGGCAATGCAT GCCCAAGACCCCCAAATGCTTGACCAGCtatcaaaaaacatcacaagatGTGGCTTATCTAACTCTACATTGAACTACCTCCGA CTTTGTGTAATCCTGGAGCCCATGCAGGAGTTGATGTCCAGACACAAGACGTACAGTCTCAGCCCACGAGACTGCCTCAAAACCTGTCTTTTTCAGAAATGGCAGCGGATGGTGGCCCCACCAG CCGAGCCAGCAAGACAAGCCCCCAACAAGCGAAGGAAACGAAAAATGTCCGGCGGCAGCACGATGAGCTCCGGCGGGGGCAACAACACCAACAACAGCAACAGTAAAAAGAAAAGTCCAGCCAGCAGTTTTGCGCTCTCCAGCCAG GATGTGATGGTGGTGGGAGAGCCCACTCTGATGGGAGGGGAGTTCGGGGACGAGGATGAGCGGCTCATCACGCGGCTGGAGAACACACAGTTTGATGCGGCCAATGGCATCGACGACGAGGACAGTTTCAACAGTTCCCCCGCCCTGGGCACCAACAGCCCCTGGAACAGCAAAGCTCCCTCCAGCCAGGAGAGCAAAAATGACAACCCCACCTCACAGTCGTCGCAGTAG
- the ldb1a gene encoding LIM domain-binding protein 1-A isoform X1, producing the protein MSVGGCACPGCSSKSFKLYSPKEPPNGSAFPPFHPGAMLDRDVGPTPMYPPSYMEPGIGRHTPYGNQTDYRIFELNKRLQNWTEQDCDNLWWDAFTTEFFEDDAMLTITFCLEDGPKRYTIGRTLIPRYFRSIFEGGATELFYVLKHPKESFHNNFVSLDCDQCTMVTQNGKPMFTQVCVEGRLYLEFMFDDMMRIKTWHFSIRQHREVVPRSILAMHAQDPQMLDQLSKNITRCGLSNSTLNYLRLCVILEPMQELMSRHKTYSLSPRDCLKTCLFQKWQRMVAPPAEPARQAPNKRRKRKMSGGSTMSSGGGNNTNNSNSKKKSPASSFALSSQVPDVMVVGEPTLMGGEFGDEDERLITRLENTQFDAANGIDDEDSFNSSPALGTNSPWNSKAPSSQESKNDNPTSQSSQ; encoded by the exons GCTGTTCGTCCAAGTCATTCAAGCTGTACTCCCCAAAGGAGCCCCCCAACGGTAGTGCCTTCCCTCCATTTCACCCAGGCGCAATGCTGGATAGAGATGTGGG TCCGACGCCGATGTATCCCCCCTCTTACATGGAGCCTGGAATAGG GAGGCACACACCGTATGGAAATCAGACAGACTACAGAATATTTGAGCTCAACAAAAGACTACAGAATTGGACAgag CAGGACTGTGACAATTTATGGTGGGATGCGTTCACTACAGAGTTTTTCGAAGATGATGCAATGCTGACGATTACTTTCTGTCTGGAAGATGGCCCCAAACGATATA CTATTGGCAGGACGTTGATCCCTCGGTACTTCAGGAGTATTTTCGAGGGTGGGGCCACTGAACTCTTCTATGTGCTGAAACATCCCAAGGAGTCTTTCCACAATAACTTTGTGTCACTGGACTGCGATCAGTGCACCATGGTTACACAGAACGGCAAACCTATGTTCACACAG GTTTGTGTGGAGGGCAGATTGTACCTCGAGTTCATGTTTGATGACATGATGCGTATAAAGACGTGGCACTTCAGCATCAGACAGCACCGAGAGGTCGTGCCGAGGAGCATCCTGGCAATGCAT GCCCAAGACCCCCAAATGCTTGACCAGCtatcaaaaaacatcacaagatGTGGCTTATCTAACTCTACATTGAACTACCTCCGA CTTTGTGTAATCCTGGAGCCCATGCAGGAGTTGATGTCCAGACACAAGACGTACAGTCTCAGCCCACGAGACTGCCTCAAAACCTGTCTTTTTCAGAAATGGCAGCGGATGGTGGCCCCACCAG CCGAGCCAGCAAGACAAGCCCCCAACAAGCGAAGGAAACGAAAAATGTCCGGCGGCAGCACGATGAGCTCCGGCGGGGGCAACAACACCAACAACAGCAACAGTAAAAAGAAAAGTCCAGCCAGCAGTTTTGCGCTCTCCAGCCAGGTACCT GATGTGATGGTGGTGGGAGAGCCCACTCTGATGGGAGGGGAGTTCGGGGACGAGGATGAGCGGCTCATCACGCGGCTGGAGAACACACAGTTTGATGCGGCCAATGGCATCGACGACGAGGACAGTTTCAACAGTTCCCCCGCCCTGGGCACCAACAGCCCCTGGAACAGCAAAGCTCCCTCCAGCCAGGAGAGCAAAAATGACAACCCCACCTCACAGTCGTCGCAGTAG
- the ldb1a gene encoding LIM domain-binding protein 1-A isoform X6 — protein MSVGGCACPGCSSKSFKLYSPKEPPNGSAFPPFHPGAMLDRDVGPTPMYPPSYMEPGIGRHTPYGNQTDYRIFELNKRLQNWTEDCDNLWWDAFTTEFFEDDAMLTITFCLEDGPKRYTIGRTLIPRYFRSIFEGGATELFYVLKHPKESFHNNFVSLDCDQCTMVTQNGKPMFTQVCVEGRLYLEFMFDDMMRIKTWHFSIRQHREVVPRSILAMHAQDPQMLDQLSKNITRCGLSNSTLNYLRLCVILEPMQELMSRHKTYSLSPRDCLKTCLFQKWQRMVAPPAEPARQAPNKRRKRKMSGGSTMSSGGGNNTNNSNSKKKSPASSFALSSQVPDLVGTKTCTVPELEDRS, from the exons GCTGTTCGTCCAAGTCATTCAAGCTGTACTCCCCAAAGGAGCCCCCCAACGGTAGTGCCTTCCCTCCATTTCACCCAGGCGCAATGCTGGATAGAGATGTGGG TCCGACGCCGATGTATCCCCCCTCTTACATGGAGCCTGGAATAGG GAGGCACACACCGTATGGAAATCAGACAGACTACAGAATATTTGAGCTCAACAAAAGACTACAGAATTGGACAgag GACTGTGACAATTTATGGTGGGATGCGTTCACTACAGAGTTTTTCGAAGATGATGCAATGCTGACGATTACTTTCTGTCTGGAAGATGGCCCCAAACGATATA CTATTGGCAGGACGTTGATCCCTCGGTACTTCAGGAGTATTTTCGAGGGTGGGGCCACTGAACTCTTCTATGTGCTGAAACATCCCAAGGAGTCTTTCCACAATAACTTTGTGTCACTGGACTGCGATCAGTGCACCATGGTTACACAGAACGGCAAACCTATGTTCACACAG GTTTGTGTGGAGGGCAGATTGTACCTCGAGTTCATGTTTGATGACATGATGCGTATAAAGACGTGGCACTTCAGCATCAGACAGCACCGAGAGGTCGTGCCGAGGAGCATCCTGGCAATGCAT GCCCAAGACCCCCAAATGCTTGACCAGCtatcaaaaaacatcacaagatGTGGCTTATCTAACTCTACATTGAACTACCTCCGA CTTTGTGTAATCCTGGAGCCCATGCAGGAGTTGATGTCCAGACACAAGACGTACAGTCTCAGCCCACGAGACTGCCTCAAAACCTGTCTTTTTCAGAAATGGCAGCGGATGGTGGCCCCACCAG CCGAGCCAGCAAGACAAGCCCCCAACAAGCGAAGGAAACGAAAAATGTCCGGCGGCAGCACGATGAGCTCCGGCGGGGGCAACAACACCAACAACAGCAACAGTAAAAAGAAAAGTCCAGCCAGCAGTTTTGCGCTCTCCAGCCAGGTACCT GACCTGGTTGGAACAAAAACCTGTACAGTTCCGGAGCTTGAGGAccggagttga
- the ldb1a gene encoding LIM domain-binding protein 1-A isoform X3, producing the protein MSVGGCACPGCSSKSFKLYSPKEPPNGSAFPPFHPGAMLDRDVGPTPMYPPSYMEPGIGRHTPYGNQTDYRIFELNKRLQNWTEQDCDNLWWDAFTTEFFEDDAMLTITFCLEDGPKRYTIGRTLIPRYFRSIFEGGATELFYVLKHPKESFHNNFVSLDCDQCTMVTQNGKPMFTQVCVEGRLYLEFMFDDMMRIKTWHFSIRQHREVVPRSILAMHAQDPQMLDQLSKNITRCGLSNSTLNYLRLCVILEPMQELMSRHKTYSLSPRDCLKTCLFQKWQRMVAPPAEPARQAPNKRRKRKMSGGSTMSSGGGNNTNNSNSKKKSPASSFALSSQDVMVVGEPTLMGGEFGDEDERLITRLENTQFDAANGIDDEDSFNSSPALGTNSPWNSKAPSSQESKNDNPTSQSSQ; encoded by the exons GCTGTTCGTCCAAGTCATTCAAGCTGTACTCCCCAAAGGAGCCCCCCAACGGTAGTGCCTTCCCTCCATTTCACCCAGGCGCAATGCTGGATAGAGATGTGGG TCCGACGCCGATGTATCCCCCCTCTTACATGGAGCCTGGAATAGG GAGGCACACACCGTATGGAAATCAGACAGACTACAGAATATTTGAGCTCAACAAAAGACTACAGAATTGGACAgag CAGGACTGTGACAATTTATGGTGGGATGCGTTCACTACAGAGTTTTTCGAAGATGATGCAATGCTGACGATTACTTTCTGTCTGGAAGATGGCCCCAAACGATATA CTATTGGCAGGACGTTGATCCCTCGGTACTTCAGGAGTATTTTCGAGGGTGGGGCCACTGAACTCTTCTATGTGCTGAAACATCCCAAGGAGTCTTTCCACAATAACTTTGTGTCACTGGACTGCGATCAGTGCACCATGGTTACACAGAACGGCAAACCTATGTTCACACAG GTTTGTGTGGAGGGCAGATTGTACCTCGAGTTCATGTTTGATGACATGATGCGTATAAAGACGTGGCACTTCAGCATCAGACAGCACCGAGAGGTCGTGCCGAGGAGCATCCTGGCAATGCAT GCCCAAGACCCCCAAATGCTTGACCAGCtatcaaaaaacatcacaagatGTGGCTTATCTAACTCTACATTGAACTACCTCCGA CTTTGTGTAATCCTGGAGCCCATGCAGGAGTTGATGTCCAGACACAAGACGTACAGTCTCAGCCCACGAGACTGCCTCAAAACCTGTCTTTTTCAGAAATGGCAGCGGATGGTGGCCCCACCAG CCGAGCCAGCAAGACAAGCCCCCAACAAGCGAAGGAAACGAAAAATGTCCGGCGGCAGCACGATGAGCTCCGGCGGGGGCAACAACACCAACAACAGCAACAGTAAAAAGAAAAGTCCAGCCAGCAGTTTTGCGCTCTCCAGCCAG GATGTGATGGTGGTGGGAGAGCCCACTCTGATGGGAGGGGAGTTCGGGGACGAGGATGAGCGGCTCATCACGCGGCTGGAGAACACACAGTTTGATGCGGCCAATGGCATCGACGACGAGGACAGTTTCAACAGTTCCCCCGCCCTGGGCACCAACAGCCCCTGGAACAGCAAAGCTCCCTCCAGCCAGGAGAGCAAAAATGACAACCCCACCTCACAGTCGTCGCAGTAG
- the ldb1a gene encoding LIM domain-binding protein 1-A isoform X5 — MSVGGCACPGCSSKSFKLYSPKEPPNGSAFPPFHPGAMLDRDVGPTPMYPPSYMEPGIGRHTPYGNQTDYRIFELNKRLQNWTEQDCDNLWWDAFTTEFFEDDAMLTITFCLEDGPKRYTIGRTLIPRYFRSIFEGGATELFYVLKHPKESFHNNFVSLDCDQCTMVTQNGKPMFTQVCVEGRLYLEFMFDDMMRIKTWHFSIRQHREVVPRSILAMHAQDPQMLDQLSKNITRCGLSNSTLNYLRLCVILEPMQELMSRHKTYSLSPRDCLKTCLFQKWQRMVAPPAEPARQAPNKRRKRKMSGGSTMSSGGGNNTNNSNSKKKSPASSFALSSQVPDLVGTKTCTVPELEDRS; from the exons GCTGTTCGTCCAAGTCATTCAAGCTGTACTCCCCAAAGGAGCCCCCCAACGGTAGTGCCTTCCCTCCATTTCACCCAGGCGCAATGCTGGATAGAGATGTGGG TCCGACGCCGATGTATCCCCCCTCTTACATGGAGCCTGGAATAGG GAGGCACACACCGTATGGAAATCAGACAGACTACAGAATATTTGAGCTCAACAAAAGACTACAGAATTGGACAgag CAGGACTGTGACAATTTATGGTGGGATGCGTTCACTACAGAGTTTTTCGAAGATGATGCAATGCTGACGATTACTTTCTGTCTGGAAGATGGCCCCAAACGATATA CTATTGGCAGGACGTTGATCCCTCGGTACTTCAGGAGTATTTTCGAGGGTGGGGCCACTGAACTCTTCTATGTGCTGAAACATCCCAAGGAGTCTTTCCACAATAACTTTGTGTCACTGGACTGCGATCAGTGCACCATGGTTACACAGAACGGCAAACCTATGTTCACACAG GTTTGTGTGGAGGGCAGATTGTACCTCGAGTTCATGTTTGATGACATGATGCGTATAAAGACGTGGCACTTCAGCATCAGACAGCACCGAGAGGTCGTGCCGAGGAGCATCCTGGCAATGCAT GCCCAAGACCCCCAAATGCTTGACCAGCtatcaaaaaacatcacaagatGTGGCTTATCTAACTCTACATTGAACTACCTCCGA CTTTGTGTAATCCTGGAGCCCATGCAGGAGTTGATGTCCAGACACAAGACGTACAGTCTCAGCCCACGAGACTGCCTCAAAACCTGTCTTTTTCAGAAATGGCAGCGGATGGTGGCCCCACCAG CCGAGCCAGCAAGACAAGCCCCCAACAAGCGAAGGAAACGAAAAATGTCCGGCGGCAGCACGATGAGCTCCGGCGGGGGCAACAACACCAACAACAGCAACAGTAAAAAGAAAAGTCCAGCCAGCAGTTTTGCGCTCTCCAGCCAGGTACCT GACCTGGTTGGAACAAAAACCTGTACAGTTCCGGAGCTTGAGGAccggagttga
- the ldb1a gene encoding LIM domain-binding protein 1-A isoform X2, giving the protein MSVGGCACPGCSSKSFKLYSPKEPPNGSAFPPFHPGAMLDRDVGPTPMYPPSYMEPGIGRHTPYGNQTDYRIFELNKRLQNWTEDCDNLWWDAFTTEFFEDDAMLTITFCLEDGPKRYTIGRTLIPRYFRSIFEGGATELFYVLKHPKESFHNNFVSLDCDQCTMVTQNGKPMFTQVCVEGRLYLEFMFDDMMRIKTWHFSIRQHREVVPRSILAMHAQDPQMLDQLSKNITRCGLSNSTLNYLRLCVILEPMQELMSRHKTYSLSPRDCLKTCLFQKWQRMVAPPAEPARQAPNKRRKRKMSGGSTMSSGGGNNTNNSNSKKKSPASSFALSSQVPDVMVVGEPTLMGGEFGDEDERLITRLENTQFDAANGIDDEDSFNSSPALGTNSPWNSKAPSSQESKNDNPTSQSSQ; this is encoded by the exons GCTGTTCGTCCAAGTCATTCAAGCTGTACTCCCCAAAGGAGCCCCCCAACGGTAGTGCCTTCCCTCCATTTCACCCAGGCGCAATGCTGGATAGAGATGTGGG TCCGACGCCGATGTATCCCCCCTCTTACATGGAGCCTGGAATAGG GAGGCACACACCGTATGGAAATCAGACAGACTACAGAATATTTGAGCTCAACAAAAGACTACAGAATTGGACAgag GACTGTGACAATTTATGGTGGGATGCGTTCACTACAGAGTTTTTCGAAGATGATGCAATGCTGACGATTACTTTCTGTCTGGAAGATGGCCCCAAACGATATA CTATTGGCAGGACGTTGATCCCTCGGTACTTCAGGAGTATTTTCGAGGGTGGGGCCACTGAACTCTTCTATGTGCTGAAACATCCCAAGGAGTCTTTCCACAATAACTTTGTGTCACTGGACTGCGATCAGTGCACCATGGTTACACAGAACGGCAAACCTATGTTCACACAG GTTTGTGTGGAGGGCAGATTGTACCTCGAGTTCATGTTTGATGACATGATGCGTATAAAGACGTGGCACTTCAGCATCAGACAGCACCGAGAGGTCGTGCCGAGGAGCATCCTGGCAATGCAT GCCCAAGACCCCCAAATGCTTGACCAGCtatcaaaaaacatcacaagatGTGGCTTATCTAACTCTACATTGAACTACCTCCGA CTTTGTGTAATCCTGGAGCCCATGCAGGAGTTGATGTCCAGACACAAGACGTACAGTCTCAGCCCACGAGACTGCCTCAAAACCTGTCTTTTTCAGAAATGGCAGCGGATGGTGGCCCCACCAG CCGAGCCAGCAAGACAAGCCCCCAACAAGCGAAGGAAACGAAAAATGTCCGGCGGCAGCACGATGAGCTCCGGCGGGGGCAACAACACCAACAACAGCAACAGTAAAAAGAAAAGTCCAGCCAGCAGTTTTGCGCTCTCCAGCCAGGTACCT GATGTGATGGTGGTGGGAGAGCCCACTCTGATGGGAGGGGAGTTCGGGGACGAGGATGAGCGGCTCATCACGCGGCTGGAGAACACACAGTTTGATGCGGCCAATGGCATCGACGACGAGGACAGTTTCAACAGTTCCCCCGCCCTGGGCACCAACAGCCCCTGGAACAGCAAAGCTCCCTCCAGCCAGGAGAGCAAAAATGACAACCCCACCTCACAGTCGTCGCAGTAG
- the ldb1a gene encoding LIM domain-binding protein 1-A isoform X7, translated as MSVGGCACPGCSSKSFKLYSPKEPPNGSAFPPFHPGAMLDRDVGPTPMYPPSYMEPGIGRHTPYGNQTDYRIFELNKRLQNWTEQDCDNLWWDAFTTEFFEDDAMLTITFCLEDGPKRYTIGRTLIPRYFRSIFEGGATELFYVLKHPKESFHNNFVSLDCDQCTMVTQNGKPMFTQVCVEGRLYLEFMFDDMMRIKTWHFSIRQHREVVPRSILAMHAQDPQMLDQLSKNITRCGLSNSTLNYLRLCVILEPMQELMSRHKTYSLSPRDCLKTCLFQKWQRMVAPPAEPARQAPNKRRKRKMSGGSTMSSGGGNNTNNSNSKKKSPASSFALSSQDLVGTKTCTVPELEDRS; from the exons GCTGTTCGTCCAAGTCATTCAAGCTGTACTCCCCAAAGGAGCCCCCCAACGGTAGTGCCTTCCCTCCATTTCACCCAGGCGCAATGCTGGATAGAGATGTGGG TCCGACGCCGATGTATCCCCCCTCTTACATGGAGCCTGGAATAGG GAGGCACACACCGTATGGAAATCAGACAGACTACAGAATATTTGAGCTCAACAAAAGACTACAGAATTGGACAgag CAGGACTGTGACAATTTATGGTGGGATGCGTTCACTACAGAGTTTTTCGAAGATGATGCAATGCTGACGATTACTTTCTGTCTGGAAGATGGCCCCAAACGATATA CTATTGGCAGGACGTTGATCCCTCGGTACTTCAGGAGTATTTTCGAGGGTGGGGCCACTGAACTCTTCTATGTGCTGAAACATCCCAAGGAGTCTTTCCACAATAACTTTGTGTCACTGGACTGCGATCAGTGCACCATGGTTACACAGAACGGCAAACCTATGTTCACACAG GTTTGTGTGGAGGGCAGATTGTACCTCGAGTTCATGTTTGATGACATGATGCGTATAAAGACGTGGCACTTCAGCATCAGACAGCACCGAGAGGTCGTGCCGAGGAGCATCCTGGCAATGCAT GCCCAAGACCCCCAAATGCTTGACCAGCtatcaaaaaacatcacaagatGTGGCTTATCTAACTCTACATTGAACTACCTCCGA CTTTGTGTAATCCTGGAGCCCATGCAGGAGTTGATGTCCAGACACAAGACGTACAGTCTCAGCCCACGAGACTGCCTCAAAACCTGTCTTTTTCAGAAATGGCAGCGGATGGTGGCCCCACCAG CCGAGCCAGCAAGACAAGCCCCCAACAAGCGAAGGAAACGAAAAATGTCCGGCGGCAGCACGATGAGCTCCGGCGGGGGCAACAACACCAACAACAGCAACAGTAAAAAGAAAAGTCCAGCCAGCAGTTTTGCGCTCTCCAGCCAG GACCTGGTTGGAACAAAAACCTGTACAGTTCCGGAGCTTGAGGAccggagttga